In Ferroplasma sp., a single window of DNA contains:
- a CDS encoding Gfo/Idh/MocA family oxidoreductase, whose protein sequence is MVARVNKKINMAIVGYGYIGKYWEKAILKDNRMNIAGIYDTSINASDSAGHKFYKTFEHLLNDPEINTCIICTPTDNHYTTAMEILSYGKNIVVEKPTVLNMEEYNKLLEKARENHALVFNAFHFVYSPEIAWFRTSIPDLHKEYGKIGSFYSYFSDPYFIDGELKNKALSLLGSWVDSGSNILSMLYSIFDSIRLDSLTFGDSYAGTFSDLFSTASMKFNDSNKDAGFGHTVTNWVSNSSFKYTDFTFPETDSRIRLNHSGLTVTISNDTGSKLLFSAEEENHLLAHYIGLEAAVYEALYSGKGNEEYGKMVYNTMYSPLNGDDANA, encoded by the coding sequence ATGGTAGCCAGAGTAAATAAAAAAATAAATATGGCCATCGTGGGGTATGGTTACATTGGAAAGTACTGGGAAAAGGCAATATTAAAAGACAATAGAATGAATATCGCCGGAATATATGATACCAGCATAAATGCCTCTGACTCTGCCGGCCATAAATTCTATAAAACTTTTGAACACCTCCTTAATGATCCCGAAATAAATACATGCATCATTTGTACACCGACAGATAACCATTACACAACCGCAATGGAAATTTTATCATATGGAAAGAACATAGTAGTTGAAAAGCCAACCGTCCTGAATATGGAAGAATACAATAAACTACTGGAAAAAGCACGTGAAAATCACGCATTGGTTTTTAATGCATTCCACTTTGTATATTCACCTGAAATAGCCTGGTTCAGAACATCGATCCCAGATCTTCATAAAGAATATGGAAAGATAGGTAGCTTTTATTCCTATTTCTCTGATCCATATTTCATCGATGGAGAATTAAAGAATAAGGCATTGAGCCTTCTGGGCAGCTGGGTCGATAGCGGATCGAATATTCTGAGCATGCTATATTCTATATTTGACAGTATAAGGTTGGATTCATTAACCTTCGGTGACAGTTATGCGGGAACCTTTTCTGATTTATTTTCAACCGCATCAATGAAGTTCAATGATTCAAATAAAGATGCAGGCTTCGGGCATACTGTTACAAACTGGGTCTCAAATTCATCCTTTAAATATACCGATTTCACATTTCCTGAAACGGATTCAAGAATCAGGCTGAACCACTCCGGACTTACAGTGACAATCAGTAACGATACAGGTAGCAAGCTTTTATTTTCTGCAGAAGAGGAAAATCACCTCTTAGCACATTATATCGGCCTTGAGGCTGCCGTGTATGAAGCCCTGTACTCGGGCAAAGGCAATGAGGAATATGGAAAAATGGTCTATAATACAATGTACAGTCCATTGAATGGTGATGATGCTAATGCCTGA
- a CDS encoding DUF6293 family protein, which produces MNNTNKNKQFHIFSAGRNIVETYKVAVKNYSIDQIIVFVEKQNYKEINNQNKSFEEINKALKNLEDTAKEIGIEFKIIKVTENDLNDVMKQVFRLREENPEANFYFNLTSGRKVLALNLFTTAIWIDGFSYYIDINKNTIEFTIPRIAPTELQNNRYLLKILEIVNNSISEQEKCVKLTEVYKELADYYKSHNNFNDNGRHKLQHGTFSKWIRKLIDNGLLTEEYIKDNHKSKCLTITKDGEFALIFFKNK; this is translated from the coding sequence ATGAACAATACCAATAAAAATAAACAATTCCATATATTTTCCGCTGGAAGAAATATAGTCGAAACATATAAGGTTGCAGTAAAGAATTATAGCATTGACCAGATTATAGTATTTGTTGAGAAGCAAAACTATAAAGAAATAAATAATCAAAATAAAAGTTTTGAGGAGATAAATAAGGCTTTAAAAAATTTGGAGGATACGGCAAAAGAGATTGGGATAGAGTTTAAAATAATCAAGGTAACTGAAAATGATTTAAACGATGTTATGAAACAGGTCTTCAGATTGCGTGAAGAAAATCCAGAGGCTAATTTTTATTTCAATTTAACCAGTGGCAGAAAAGTCCTCGCATTAAACCTCTTTACAACGGCTATATGGATAGATGGTTTCTCTTATTATATTGACATAAATAAGAATACGATTGAATTTACTATTCCCCGTATTGCGCCTACAGAACTTCAAAATAATAGATATTTGTTAAAAATACTTGAAATAGTTAATAATTCTATATCTGAGCAGGAAAAATGCGTAAAACTTACAGAGGTATACAAGGAATTAGCTGATTATTATAAATCCCATAATAATTTTAATGATAATGGCAGGCATAAGCTTCAACACGGTACATTTTCAAAATGGATACGAAAACTCATAGACAATGGTCTTCTTACTGAGGAATATATAAAAGATAATCATAAGTCCAAGTGTTTGACCATAACCAAGGATGGTGAATTTGCATTAATCTTCTTCAAAAATAAATAA